A window of Micromonospora sp. WMMC415 genomic DNA:
GAAGCCGAGGTGCTCGGCGACCCGCCGCTCCAGCTCGGCGACCTTGTCGGCGTCGCCGTCGAACAGGTCGAGCTGGTCGGCGGCGGTGCCCACCGGGCCCTTGATCCCCCGCAGCGGGTACCGGCCGATCAGGTCGTCCAGCCGCTCGTACGCGATCAGCAGCTCCTCGGCGGCCGACGCGAAGCGCTTGCCCAGCGTGGTCGCCTGCGCCGCGACGTTGTGCGAACGACCGGTCATGACCAGGTCGGAATGCTCGACGGCGAGTCGGGCGAGGCGGGCCAGGGTGGCGACCACCCGGTCCCGGATCAGCTCCAACGACGCCCGCACCTGGAGCTGCTCCATGTTCTCCGTGAGGTCCCGGGAGGTCATCCCCTTGTGCACGTGCTCGTGCCCGGCGAGGGCACTGAACTCCTCGATGCGGGCCTTCACGTCGTGCCGGGTGACCCGCTCCCGCTCGGCGATCGAGGCGAGGTCGACCTGGTCGAGCACCCTCTCGTACGCCTCGACCACCCCGTCCGGCACGGCGACGCCGAGGTCCCGCTGTGCCCGGAGGACGGCGAGCCACAGCCGCCGCTCCATCCGGATCTTCTCCTCCGGGGACCACAGGGCAGCCAGTTCGGGCGAGGCGTACCGGTTGGCGAGCACGTTGGGGATCGTCGTCACGTACCGCATTCTCCCGTACGCGCCGGCGGCGGCCGCGGGGGTCTCCGGACCGGCGCGGGTCGCGTCACACCTCCGGAACGTCGTGCACGGTCGCGGTCACCACGAGGGTCTTCGTCTGCGTGCCGTGGGCGTTGCTGGCAGTCGCACGCGCAGGTCTAACCCAGTCGGCCGGAAGGCCGTGGCAGGTCAGGTGCTCTGCGTCAGAGCATCCTGGTCGTAGTGCAGCTCATGCAGGTGGCTGCCCTTGACGAGAACCGAAACCTCGACCGGGCGACCATCGACCGAGCGGATCACCCGCAGCTGACGCAGCACTGGTACGTACGGCGGCAGGTCGAGCTCCTCGATCTCCTCCGTCGTGGGCATCCGTGCCGACACACGGTCGCGCATGTGCTGCTGCGGATAGCCGAGGTCCGCCAAGAGCCTTGGCGCTCCGCCCCTGATCTTGCGATGCTCAGCCAGCTCGGTGCCCCTGGCGATGGCCGCCGGATAATACGACCAGGACAGTTCGACCGGCTCGTCGTCGTGCAGGAGCAGCCGATGCCGCAGGATGGCTCGCTCGCCTTCGGTCAACTCCAAGCCGTGCGCCACCTCCCCTGGTGGCACGACCTCCGCCACGGAAAGGAGGCGATAGGCGTAGCCCTCGGGCGAAGGGGTGACGTATGCCGACGCCTCGACAGCCAGCGGCCGCCTCCGCCGGACGTAGACGCCCCGACCGACCTCGCTGTAGACAGCGCCCTCCGCTTTCAGCGCGCCGAGGGCGCGCTGCACCGTCGCGGTGGCAGCGGAATACAGCTGCACGAGCGTCGGGATCGACGGCAACTGCGACCCCGGAGCAAGTTCGCCGGACATGATGCGGGACCGGAGGTCGGCCGCGATCTGCTCATGGCGCGGGCGGCCATCGGTTCCGCTGGCCATGTCAGGCTCCCGCTCCATCAGTCGATCGACAGCTCGTATCGTAGGCGCCGGCCCCACGGCACCATCGTCATGATGCTGACCTCGACCGGTACGCCTTCTTCCGTGCTCAGCACACGGGTGAGGCCCAGTGCCCAATCGTGACCGGTCAGGTCGAGCATGCGCCGCTCGGCCGCGTCGGGCTGACGCGTGTAGACGTCTTCCCGTACTCGCTTCGGACGATAGCCCAACTCAGCGAGCAGCCTGACGGCCCCACCGCGGATCTTCCGCTGCTCGGCAAGGGCGGTATCGCGGGCGATGGAGATTGGGTAGTACGAGTCGGTCAACTCCACCGGCTGACCGTCCAGCAGCATCAACCGGCGTCGGACGATCAGGCGATCGCCCGGTTCCAGGCGAAAAATTTCAGCCACCTCGGCGACCGGCACCACTTCACGCACATCGAGCAGTCGCTGCGTGCCAATTCCGCCTTGCCCCGCGGCATCGGCGCCCCATGCGTCGCCACCATGAGCATCATCCGGCCGAACGTAGGGCATCGAGACACTGAGCCACTGACGTTCGCCCATCTTCGCCTCCTTGCCGACTCCGTCGGCAAGGGTATCCATCCCCCTTTACCCTCACGGCGTCACATCCTTGCTGCCTTATTAGATAAGCAGTAAGGTTCTCGATGCGCGTCCGATGGCGCGCAGTGGCCCCTGACGGGGCGGGCGTATGCCTGTCGTTCGACAACGGCACCCTGACCGCCGCACTCGCCTTCGGCGGTGGGGACGCCGTGGGCGCCCGCCCCCGCTAAACGGGAGTGGGAGATGGGTGTGTACCGATCCGCGGTCAGCCGGTCCTGGCACCGCGAGGTGGCGGAGGCCGAGGCGGCACGCGAGATCCTGGCAAGCCACGTACCTGATCGGGAAAGCGGCTTCTGCGCGGTCTGCCTGGTCCCCGGGCCCTGCGGTCCGGCCAACGCGGCGGCAAACCGCCTGGTGGACCTGGGCCGCCCGGTGCTGCCCGCTCGCCAGCCGCGCCGCCGGCGGGCCGGCTGGCGGGACTGGTTCGGGTCGGCGACGGCAACTCAGGGACGGACCTCGACGCAGACGAGGACTACAGCGCAGCCGCCGCGCCGCGCGCCGCTGCTCACGTTCGTCTGGCTCATCCGGCTCGGTGCCGCCCCTACCGATCCGAACGCCGGGGTCACGCCGTGACCGCACTCCCCGGGCTGCCGTTCCGCGTGGGCGACGTGGTCGAGCTGGCCGAGCAGCACTACTGCTACGGCCTCGGCACCCTGACCCTGCGGGTGGTCGAGTTGGGCCGGCGGGAGCGACACAGCGACGGCCTCTGGATCCACCTGCGTGGCGTCGAACTCGGCGACCCGCGCGGCCCGCGCCAGAGACGGGTGCTCGCCCGCATCGACGCCGTCCGGATCAAGCCGGAGCCGTGCCCGATCGCGCACGTGCCGGTCCGGCCGGACTGGTGCTGCGCCGGCTGCGGGCAGGCCTGGCCATGCCCGGACCGCCGGCAGCGCCTGCTCGACCGGTACGCCAGGGACCGCCCCGCGCTCGGCGTCTACCTGGGCATGCAGTTGGCCGACGCGGTGTCGGATCTACGTCACCTGCCGGTCGAGGCGCTGTACGCGCGGTTTCTCGGCTGGCTACGCGACGGCGACGGCGCGGTGTCGACCGACGGGTGACGTCAGCAGATCCGGATAGCGGTTCCGTCAGGGCGACGTCACACCTCCGGGACGTCGTGCACGGTCGCGGTCACCACGAGGGTCTTCGTCTGCGTGCCGTGGGCGTTGCGGACCGTCAGCAGGTAGGTGTGCCGCTGGACGTCGCCCTCCGACCCGGAGCAGGGGAAGTTCAGGGTCTCGCTGCCGGTGGGCGGGTAGTTGTCGGCGTACACGCCCGGGCCGTCGACGGACAGGGCGACGGAGTCGACGTTACTGGCCTTCCACTCGAGGACGACCGACGTGCCGGCGATCGGGTTGGCGCTGGTGCCCGCTGGGCAGGACGGCTGCTGCGCGACCCGGAAGTAGGTGATGGACGGGCCGGTGCTCGTCGTCGACCCGGCGCCGGACTTCCCGCCGCTGCTGCCGGTGCCGCCCGTCGCCCCCGTGCCGGTCGGGCCACCGCCGGCCGGTTGCCCGCCCGCCGTCGTGCCGGGAGCGGATGTGCCCGGTCCGGACGTCGGCACTCCGCCCGGGGTCTCGGTGACCGAGGTCGTGGCGCTGGACTCCGAGGTGCTCGTGCCGGCGGACCCGCAGCCGGCGACCGCCAGCGCGGCGACCAGGGCGACGACGGTGGTGCGGAGCAGGGCTGGACCGGACATGACCACTCCCCTCGCGAGACCCCGTCACCGGTGAGGTCCGGGCGGGCTGCGTCCACGGTAGGAACGGTCGGCAACACCGGTCGGCCGCCAGGCGCCGTGCTGCCGTCCTCCACGATCTACGGCTGGAACGGCACCCGGATGACCCTCGCGGCGTTCCGTACGGCGTCGGGTCAGGCCGCACACGACCGCGAGAGTGACAACAACGTTGACAAGCGGGACTCGGCGAACTCGGCAGCCCCCGGGTACCAGACCACCGACGAGTGGGGCGTCGCGCGCGTCGACGACTGGGCCGTACCGAACACCGGCGCCAGTCCGACTTCGTACGCCGACCGCGGCGCTACCGAGTTGGTCCGCTATCCCAGCGCCCAGCTTCGTGCGGTCCTGAATCTGGCCGCCGACTCGGTGCAACTCGACGCCTCGGCGTCGCAGCCCGGCAGCGCGCTGATCGCCTCGTACCGCTTCACGTTCGGCGACGGCACGACCGTCACCCAGACGTCGCCGAGGATCACCCATCGCTACGCCAAGCCGGGCAACTACCACGTCGCCGTCGACGTCATCGGCACCGACAACCGCTCGACCAGCGCCGGCAGGGACGTGAGCGTGCTGCGGCGGCTCGCGACGGTGGGCCTGCTCGCCGTGGGCAACCAGCGCTACGTCGGGCGCGACCCGAAGTCCGGCGGTCCGCTGGGGCCGAACCGGACCACGCTGGACTCGACGGCGGAGTTCGACGTCGCCGACGCCGGCAACGGCCAGGTCGCCCTCTTCTCGCGGGCCGATCAGGGCTACCTCACCACGGACGCCACGGGTAGTGCGGCGTTGACGCCTGGGCTTCCCACCGTGACCACGCCGCAGCGGTTCACGATGCAGCAGAACAGCGACGGCACCGTCAGTCTCAAGTCCGCCGCCAACGGCCGGTACGTCAGTACCAACGCCTCCGGATCGTTGATCCCGAGCGCGACGGCGGTCGGGCCCGCAACGAAGTTCTACCGGGCGAATGTCGCCGATGCGAACAAGTCGCTCCGACAGGCGATCGTCAGGCGCTTCGTGACGGCCGACCCGGCGGGTACGAAGCCGCTGATCGCGAACAGCACCACCGCCGGCAGCAACGAGCGGTTCGACCTCGTCGACCTGGGTGGTGGACGGGTAGCCCTGTTCGCCCACGCCAACCGCCGGTTCGTCGTGGCCGACGCGGCGGGCACACGACCGCTGATCGCGCGCACCACCGCCGTCGGCTCGGATCTCCGTGGCGGGCGCCGGTTCCTCGTTTCCGGTCAGCGCTCCAGGATCGCGGTCACGCCCTGACCACCGGCCGCGCAGATCGAGATGAGGCCCCGGCCGCCGCCCTTCTCCGCGAGCAGCTTGGCGAGCGTCGCCACGATCCGGCCGCCGGTGGCCGCGAAGGGGTGCCCGGCGGCCAGCGAGGAACCGTTGACGTTCAACCGGTCCCGGTCGATCGCGCCGAGCGGGGCGTCCAGGCCCAGCCGGTCCTTGCAGAACTCCGGCGACTCCCACGCGGCCAGGGTGGCCAGCACCTGCGAGGCGAACGCCTCGTGGATCTCGTAGTAGTCGAAGTCCTGGAGGGTCAGGCCGGCGCGGGCCAGCATTCGGGGCACGGCGTACGCGGGTGCCATCAGCAGCCCCTCGTCGCCGTGCACGAAGTCGACGGCGGCGGTCTCCGACCAGGTGAACCACGCCTGCACCGGCAGGCTGTGCTCCCGCGCCCACTCCTCGCTGGCGAGCAGCACGGTGGACGCGCCGTCGGTCAGCGGCGAGGAGTTACCGGCGGTCATGGTGGCCTGGTCGGCGTCCGGCCCCTTCGTCCCGAAGACCGGCCGGAGGCCGCCGAGCTTCTCCAGGGTGGTGTCCGGCCGCAGGTTCTGGTCGCGGGTCAGCCCGAGGTACGGCGTCATGAGGTCGTCGAAGAAACCCCGCTCGTACGCGTCGGCGAGCCGCTGGTGCGACCGCAGCGCCAGCTCGTCCTGGGACCGCCGGTCGATCTGCCACCGGACGGCGGTGCGGGCGGCGTGCTCCCCCATCGACAGCCCGGTGCGCGGCTCGGCGTTGCGCGGGATGTCCGGCCGGAACGGCTGCGTCGGCCGGAGCCGCGCGGCGATCCTCAGCCGCTCGCCGAGGGTGCGGGCGCCGTTCAGCTTGAGCAGCGTGCGGCGCATCTCCTCGTTGACGGCGAGCGGCGCGTCCGAGGTGGTGTCGACGCCACCGGCGATGCCGACGTCGATCTGGCCGAGGGCGATCTTGTTGGCGACCAGGATGGCCGCTTCCAGGCCGGTCCCGCAGGCCTGCTGGACGTCGTACGCGGGGGTGTGCGGGTCGAGCTTCGAGCCGAGCACCACCTCGCGGGTGAGGTTGAAGTCCCGCGAGTGCTTCAGCACCGCCCCGGCCACCACCTCGCCGACGCGCTGGCCGGCCAGCCCGTAGCGGGCCACCAGCCCGTCGAGCGCCGCGCCGAGCATGTCCGAGTTGGACGCCTCCGCGTACCGCGAGTTGGAGCGTGCGAAGGGAATGCGGTTGCCGCCGATGACCGCGACCCGCCGGATGTTCTGCACGATCCCGCCTCCTCGAAAGGCTTGCTCTCAACCTACTCGCCAGTAGGCTACGCCTATGACCGACAGGTACGCGAGCTTCGTCCAATCGGGGGCCGGCCGCGCGCTGGTCAAGCGCCTCGGGCTGCCCGACCCGCCGCGCCTGCGCCGGCACCGCTCCGGCGACCCGCTCCTCCCCGGGCCCGTCCTACTCGGCGCCGCCGCCGGTGGCCGCCTCGTCGAGCCGGTCGGCAAGATCCTGACCGCCGCCGGGGTCGAGCTGCGCGACCCGGCCGCCGTCGAACCGGCCGGGGACACGTCGGCACAGCCGGCCCCGGCCAGCGCACGCTTCGGCGCCCTGGTGTACGACGCCACCGGCATCACCGACTCGACCGGGCTCCGCCAGCTGTACGACTTCTTCCACCCCCATGCCCGCTCGGTGCTGCCCAGCGGGCGGGTCATCGTGCTGGGCACCACGCCCGCCGAGTGCCCGTCGCCCCGGGAGGCCACCGCGCAGCGGGCCCTGGAGGGGCTGACCCGCAGCATCGGCAAGGAGTTCGGCCGGGGCGTCACCGCCCAGCTCGTCCACGTCACCCCGAGCGGTGACGCGAGCACGCTCACCAGCCTCGACGCCACCCTCCGGTTCCTGCTCTCCGGCCGGTCCGCGTACGTGTCCGGGCAGGTGGTCCGGATCGGCACCGGGCGGGCGGAGCCGCCCGCCGACTGGGACCGCCCGCTGGACGGGCAGATCGTGCTGGTCACCGGCGCGGCGCGCGGGATCGGCGCGGCACTGGCCCGGGTCCTCGCCCGCGACGGCGCCCAGGTGGTCGCCCTGGACATCCCGGCCGCCGGCGACGAGCTGGCCCGGGTGGCCAACGAGATCGGCGGGACCGCCGTCCAGCTCGACCTGACCACCCCGGACGCGCCGGCCCGGCTCGCCGAGCACCTGGCAAGCCGGCAGGGCCGGGTCGACGTGGTGGTGCACAACGCCGGCATCACCCGGGACAAGACCCTCGGCCGGATGGACGTCGACCGCTGGGACTCGGTGCTCGACGTCAACCTGTCCAGCCAGGAGCGGATCAACGACGTGCTGCTGGAACGTGAGCTGATCCCGGCCGGCGGGCGGATCGTCTCGGTCTCCTCGATCGCGGGGATCGCCGGCAACCGCGGGCAGACCAACTACGCCACCAGCAAGGCCGGCGTGATCGGCCTGGTGGAGTCGCTCGCGCCGGCGCTGAGCGGCCGCGGGATCAGCGTCAACGCGGTCGCCCCGGGGTTCATCGAGACCCGGCTGACCGCCCGGATCCCGCTGATGCTGCGCGAGGCGGGCCGGCGGATGAACAGCCTGTCCCAGGGCGGCCTGCCGGTCGACGTGGCCGAGACGATCGGCTGGCTCGCCTGGCCGGCGAGCGGCGCGGTGAGCGGCAACGTCGTCCGGGTCTGCGGCCAGAGTCTGCTGGGGGCGTGATGGCGGGCCCGAAGGAACCATCCGACGACCTCACCGTCGACGAGCTGATCGAGGGTCCCACCCAGGTCATCCCCGAACGCGACCTCGCGGCGCCGCACCCCGGCGGCCACGACGTGAGCCTCGAGTCGACCCACGACCTGTCGGCGCTCGCCGACGACCGGACGCACGACCTGACCGCGACCGCCGCGCGGGTCGTTCGGTCCCGCGTCGAACTGGCGCAGATGCCGGCGGCGGGGGCGCTCTACCGCCGGGCGCTGCTCGGCGCGCTGCCCGGCCGCCGCGGCCGGCGCGCTCCGCAGCCGCCGTCGGTCGAGCTGGCCGTCGCCGAGGTCGCCGTGGACCGGAGTCACCTCGCCGCGTACGACCGGGTGTGCGGGTTCCGGCTCACCGACCGGCTGCCCGCCACCTTCCCGCACATCATGGGCTTCCCGCTGGCGCTGCGCCTGATGACCGCCCCGGACTTCCCGATCCCGCTCACCGGCGTGGTCCACGTCGGCAACCGGATCACCGTCCACCGGCCGATCCGCGCCGACGAGACGCTCGACTTCACCACGTACGCCGAGAACCTGCGCCCGCACGACCGGGGCCGGGTGGTGGACGTGGTGCTGGTGGGTTCGGTCGGCGGCGAGGAGGTCTGGCGCGGCGTGTCCACGTACCTCGGGAAGGAGCGCACGCCCGGCGGCGGCGAGCGGCGCGACCGGGCCGAGCCGACCCTGGCGCCGGCCGCCTCGGCCCGCTGGCGGGTCGAGCCGTCGGTCGGTACGGCCTACGCGCGGGTCTCCGGCGACCACAACCCGATCCACACCTCGCGGCTCGGCGCGCGACTGTTCGGGTTCCGGCGCCCGATCGCCCACGGCATGTGGAGCAAGGCGCGCTGCCTGGCCGCGCTGGAGCCCCGGCTGCCGGACGCCTACACGGTCGACGTGGCGTTCAAGCTGCCGCTGCCCCTACCCAGCACGGTCAACTTCAACAGCACCCCCACCGGAAACTTCGCCATCCACGACTCCCACGCCCGCCCACACCTGCTCGGCACGGTCCGGGCGGAAGGAAGGGCCCCCTCTTAACGCCTTTTGCATAGGAAGGGCCCCTTCTTAACAGCCCGGCCCCGAGCATGGGGGCATGGAGTCCGTGCTCGACCTGCTGCGACAGACGGTCACCTCACCGTGGGTGTACCTGCTGATCTTCGCGCTCACGGCGGTCGACGCGGTCGTCCCGATGGTGCCCGGCGAGGCGGCGGTGATCGCCGCGGCCGTGCTCGCCACGAGCGGCCAGCCGGAGCTGGTGGCGGTCTGGGTGTCCGCCGCGCTCGGCGCGATCGCCGGGGACCATGTCTCATACGAGATCGGACGCGGCGGCGGCGCGCGGCGGCTCGCCAACTTCCCGGCGGAGAGCCGGCGCAGGGCCAGCTTGGAGTGGGCCCGCCGGGCACTGGACCGGCACGGCGGGATGATCCTCACCACCGCGCGCTACGTCCCGGGCGGCCGGACGGCGGTCACGCTGACGATGGGTGCGGTCCGCTACCCGCGGCGGTCGTTCCTGCTGTACGACGCGATCGGTGGGGTGACCTGGGCGCTGTACTGCGTGCTGCTCGGCTATTTCGGCGGGATCACCTTCGAGCGGGACCCGCTCCGGGGCGTCCTGGCCGGCCTGGGCGTGTCGGTGGTGGTGACGGTGCTGATCGAGGCGGTGCGCCGTGCCCGCCGCCGGACCACCGCCCGCGGCTGACGGGCGCGGCGCTGTTAAGAAGGGGCCCTTCCTCTACCGGAGGCGTTAATAAGGGGCCCTTCCTTACTGCTCGGGTGGGCGCCAGGTGGTGCCGTGCAGGAGTTGGGCGGCGCCGACCCAGGCGACGTTCATCATCCGGGTGGCGGTCTTCTCCGGGTCGGCCTCCGCATGGTCGGCGAGCCAGTCCGCGAGCGACTCGGTCGCGCCCACCAGGGCGTACGCGACCACCTCCAGCTCGGCCTCGGTCACCTCGCGGCCCTCGGCGCGCAGCGCGTGGTCGAGCATCCCGGCGACCACCTCGACCATTCGGGCCCGCATCGCGGCGAGCTCCCCGGCGAACGGCTGCTCACCACGGGCCTGCCGGTAGAGCACGGCCCAGCCGTCCCGGTGCGCGCCGACGAAGCCGAAGAAGGCGCGCAGCCCGCGCCAGAGCCGCTCGTCGGCCGGCAGGTCGGGGGCGGCGGCACCGGCGATGGCCTGCATCATCCGCGTCCCCTCGCGGTGCAGGCAGGCGACGAAGAGCTCCTCCTTGGTGCCCAGGTACGCGTACACCATCGGCTTGGAGATGCCGGCGTCGT
This region includes:
- a CDS encoding PKD domain-containing protein — protein: MLPSSTIYGWNGTRMTLAAFRTASGQAAHDRESDNNVDKRDSANSAAPGYQTTDEWGVARVDDWAVPNTGASPTSYADRGATELVRYPSAQLRAVLNLAADSVQLDASASQPGSALIASYRFTFGDGTTVTQTSPRITHRYAKPGNYHVAVDVIGTDNRSTSAGRDVSVLRRLATVGLLAVGNQRYVGRDPKSGGPLGPNRTTLDSTAEFDVADAGNGQVALFSRADQGYLTTDATGSAALTPGLPTVTTPQRFTMQQNSDGTVSLKSAANGRYVSTNASGSLIPSATAVGPATKFYRANVADANKSLRQAIVRRFVTADPAGTKPLIANSTTAGSNERFDLVDLGGGRVALFAHANRRFVVADAAGTRPLIARTTAVGSDLRGGRRFLVSGQRSRIAVTP
- a CDS encoding TetR/AcrR family transcriptional regulator — protein: MSSTPTFKRLPRAVREQQMLDAAVKVFSRRGYHAASMDEIADDAGISKPMVYAYLGTKEELFVACLHREGTRMMQAIAGAAAPDLPADERLWRGLRAFFGFVGAHRDGWAVLYRQARGEQPFAGELAAMRARMVEVVAGMLDHALRAEGREVTEAELEVVAYALVGATESLADWLADHAEADPEKTATRMMNVAWVGAAQLLHGTTWRPPEQ
- a CDS encoding DedA family protein, producing MESVLDLLRQTVTSPWVYLLIFALTAVDAVVPMVPGEAAVIAAAVLATSGQPELVAVWVSAALGAIAGDHVSYEIGRGGGARRLANFPAESRRRASLEWARRALDRHGGMILTTARYVPGGRTAVTLTMGAVRYPRRSFLLYDAIGGVTWALYCVLLGYFGGITFERDPLRGVLAGLGVSVVVTVLIEAVRRARRRTTARG
- a CDS encoding MaoC/PaaZ C-terminal domain-containing protein, whose amino-acid sequence is MAGPKEPSDDLTVDELIEGPTQVIPERDLAAPHPGGHDVSLESTHDLSALADDRTHDLTATAARVVRSRVELAQMPAAGALYRRALLGALPGRRGRRAPQPPSVELAVAEVAVDRSHLAAYDRVCGFRLTDRLPATFPHIMGFPLALRLMTAPDFPIPLTGVVHVGNRITVHRPIRADETLDFTTYAENLRPHDRGRVVDVVLVGSVGGEEVWRGVSTYLGKERTPGGGERRDRAEPTLAPAASARWRVEPSVGTAYARVSGDHNPIHTSRLGARLFGFRRPIAHGMWSKARCLAALEPRLPDAYTVDVAFKLPLPLPSTVNFNSTPTGNFAIHDSHARPHLLGTVRAEGRAPS
- a CDS encoding GntR family transcriptional regulator translates to MASGTDGRPRHEQIAADLRSRIMSGELAPGSQLPSIPTLVQLYSAATATVQRALGALKAEGAVYSEVGRGVYVRRRRPLAVEASAYVTPSPEGYAYRLLSVAEVVPPGEVAHGLELTEGERAILRHRLLLHDDEPVELSWSYYPAAIARGTELAEHRKIRGGAPRLLADLGYPQQHMRDRVSARMPTTEEIEELDLPPYVPVLRQLRVIRSVDGRPVEVSVLVKGSHLHELHYDQDALTQST
- a CDS encoding acetyl-CoA C-acetyltransferase, yielding MQNIRRVAVIGGNRIPFARSNSRYAEASNSDMLGAALDGLVARYGLAGQRVGEVVAGAVLKHSRDFNLTREVVLGSKLDPHTPAYDVQQACGTGLEAAILVANKIALGQIDVGIAGGVDTTSDAPLAVNEEMRRTLLKLNGARTLGERLRIAARLRPTQPFRPDIPRNAEPRTGLSMGEHAARTAVRWQIDRRSQDELALRSHQRLADAYERGFFDDLMTPYLGLTRDQNLRPDTTLEKLGGLRPVFGTKGPDADQATMTAGNSSPLTDGASTVLLASEEWAREHSLPVQAWFTWSETAAVDFVHGDEGLLMAPAYAVPRMLARAGLTLQDFDYYEIHEAFASQVLATLAAWESPEFCKDRLGLDAPLGAIDRDRLNVNGSSLAAGHPFAATGGRIVATLAKLLAEKGGGRGLISICAAGGQGVTAILER
- a CDS encoding 3-oxoacyl-ACP reductase, which encodes MTDRYASFVQSGAGRALVKRLGLPDPPRLRRHRSGDPLLPGPVLLGAAAGGRLVEPVGKILTAAGVELRDPAAVEPAGDTSAQPAPASARFGALVYDATGITDSTGLRQLYDFFHPHARSVLPSGRVIVLGTTPAECPSPREATAQRALEGLTRSIGKEFGRGVTAQLVHVTPSGDASTLTSLDATLRFLLSGRSAYVSGQVVRIGTGRAEPPADWDRPLDGQIVLVTGAARGIGAALARVLARDGAQVVALDIPAAGDELARVANEIGGTAVQLDLTTPDAPARLAEHLASRQGRVDVVVHNAGITRDKTLGRMDVDRWDSVLDVNLSSQERINDVLLERELIPAGGRIVSVSSIAGIAGNRGQTNYATSKAGVIGLVESLAPALSGRGISVNAVAPGFIETRLTARIPLMLREAGRRMNSLSQGGLPVDVAETIGWLAWPASGAVSGNVVRVCGQSLLGA
- a CDS encoding UTRA domain-containing protein, with amino-acid sequence MGERQWLSVSMPYVRPDDAHGGDAWGADAAGQGGIGTQRLLDVREVVPVAEVAEIFRLEPGDRLIVRRRLMLLDGQPVELTDSYYPISIARDTALAEQRKIRGGAVRLLAELGYRPKRVREDVYTRQPDAAERRMLDLTGHDWALGLTRVLSTEEGVPVEVSIMTMVPWGRRLRYELSID